Proteins encoded by one window of Aedes aegypti strain LVP_AGWG unplaced genomic scaffold, AaegL5.0 Primary Assembly AGWG_AaegL5_hic_scaff_1345_1361_PBJ_arrow, whole genome shotgun sequence:
- the LOC5580256 gene encoding uncharacterized protein LOC5580256 translates to MEAKRVRVTNRKQFEFLVNRMEANPKLAKDLKFCEATGISSNTFTSIWHDLTVGLNSLGPPTRTVKDWQKVWTDYKLKIKNKLAHNKREVNATGGGPNSMKILSPTEETVVKLLSLDKMVNHSVPAFGLPRQVGSAQTSQDTDQLHHISSPPGSPLLSSTLADENEPIDEIIREERENEASNQQNASSSRSSKRKHGAMNDVREELLTRQTEYLKQIVENTTECARYARKAFKLREEESKYRRAYLLQKQKDRQSDLELKIELLKYKKQKLQILERREKRK, encoded by the exons atggaagcgaaacg GGTACGCGTTACAAACCGTAAACAGTTCGAGTTCCTTGTTAACAGGATGGAGGCTAATCCGAAGTTAGCAAAAGATCTCAAATTTTGTGAGGCAACCGGAATTTCTTCCAACACCTTCACCAGTATTTGGCATGATTTGACGGTCGGATTGAATAGTCTGGGTCCTCCGACCAGGACAGTCAAAGATTGGCAAAag GTTTGGACCGActacaaattgaaaattaaaaataaactggCTCATAACAAACGTGAAGTCAACGCCACTGGTGGTGGGccaaattcaatgaaaattttgtcCCCTACGGAAGAGACAGTCGTAAAACTGTTGTCTCTGGACAAAATGGTAAACCACTCCG ttCCAGCATTTGGATTACCGCGTCAAGTAGGATCTGCGCAGACTTCTCAGGATACTGACCAGCTTCATCACATTTCGTCCCCGCCAGGATCTCCGCTGCTGTCAAGTACATTGGCAGACGAGAACGAACCAATCGACGAGATAATTAGGGAGGAGCGGGAGAATGAGGCCAGCAACCAGCAAAATGCCAGCAGCTCTCGCAGTTCAAAACGTAAGCATGGGGCGATGAACGATGTTCGTGAAGAGTTACTTACACGACAGACCGagtatttgaagcaaattgttgaaaataccaCAGAGTGTGCTCGTTATgctcgaaaagcattcaaactACGAGAGGAAGAATCGAAATACCGGCGCGCGTATTTACTACAAAAACAAAAGGATCGGCAGTCTGACTTGGAGCTTAAAATTGAGCTGCTAAAGTACAAGAAGCAAAAATTGCAAATTCTCGAGCGTAGAGAGAAAAGGAAGTAG